Proteins encoded by one window of Synechococcus sp. MVIR-18-1:
- a CDS encoding Rieske 2Fe-2S domain-containing protein yields MHPSWSEQWWPVAYTRDLDPTRPQRFTLLDQDLVLWWDAPGDSWRAFKDVCPHRLVPLSEGRINEAGQLECPYHGWSFDGEGTCRAIPQMGEGARSQAQRTECGSLPTAIGQGLLFVWSGTATAADPAALPLVPVLKEQGDGWADGWIVQDTFRDLPMDALTLLENVLDVSHVPFTHHRTVGKRENASPVEAVITREDSQGFEAFWQEGPRKGKLGSQDTHFRAPQLMWHDLTAKGFARILTVVYAVPISRGKCRLFARFPFQFKAVAPRVLVGLRPRWLQHIGNHKVLEDDQVFLHWQERVLEAAGGSASAEQAFVLPTSADVYVKALHRWVNREGGGPFAGRPLPPRQDVEVLMDRYHSHTKHCRSCSVALRRIRSLRPWLWGSLWLSAVLIGAGQLSWLLWLGVTLAALSGVSLRQTSRWQRGLLVGDGQAPRNQRI; encoded by the coding sequence TGGTGGCCCGTGGCCTATACGCGCGATCTTGACCCAACCCGTCCCCAGCGATTCACGCTTCTTGATCAAGATTTGGTGCTGTGGTGGGATGCTCCTGGCGACAGCTGGAGAGCCTTTAAAGATGTCTGCCCTCACCGACTTGTTCCATTGAGTGAAGGCCGGATCAATGAGGCCGGTCAATTGGAATGTCCATATCACGGTTGGAGTTTTGACGGGGAGGGTACGTGTCGGGCGATTCCTCAAATGGGGGAAGGAGCTCGCTCGCAAGCCCAGCGAACGGAATGTGGGAGCTTGCCCACTGCGATAGGCCAGGGATTGTTGTTTGTCTGGAGCGGCACGGCTACAGCTGCTGATCCTGCAGCGCTTCCCTTGGTTCCAGTTTTGAAGGAGCAGGGAGATGGTTGGGCGGATGGCTGGATTGTGCAAGACACATTCCGCGATTTGCCGATGGATGCTCTCACCCTCCTTGAGAATGTTTTGGATGTGAGTCATGTTCCCTTCACGCATCACCGCACCGTGGGCAAAAGGGAGAATGCCTCTCCAGTGGAGGCAGTGATCACCCGCGAGGACTCCCAAGGGTTTGAAGCGTTTTGGCAGGAGGGTCCTCGAAAGGGAAAGCTCGGTTCACAGGACACACATTTTCGAGCTCCCCAGTTGATGTGGCATGACCTCACGGCTAAGGGGTTTGCGCGCATTTTGACGGTGGTTTATGCCGTACCGATCAGCCGAGGGAAATGTCGTTTGTTTGCTCGGTTCCCCTTCCAGTTCAAGGCTGTTGCTCCTCGCGTCTTGGTGGGGTTGCGGCCTCGCTGGTTGCAGCACATCGGCAACCACAAGGTCTTAGAGGACGATCAGGTCTTTCTGCACTGGCAAGAAAGGGTCCTTGAAGCCGCTGGTGGCAGTGCTTCCGCTGAACAGGCTTTTGTCCTTCCCACATCAGCTGATGTGTATGTCAAGGCGCTACATCGCTGGGTCAACCGCGAAGGAGGTGGCCCCTTCGCTGGCCGGCCGCTGCCGCCGCGTCAGGATGTAGAGGTTTTAATGGATCGATATCACAGTCATACCAAGCACTGTCGCAGCTGCTCGGTTGCTCTGCGACGGATTCGTTCACTACGGCCTTGGCTCTGGGGTTCGCTGTGGCTGTCTGCCGTGTTGATCGGAGCGGGTCAGTTGAGTTGGCTGCTTTGGTTGGGTGTAACTCTCGCTGCACTGAGTGGTGTCTCGCTCCGCCAAACGTCTCGTTGGCAGCGGGGATTGCTCGTTGGGGATGGTCAGGCGCCCCGAAATCAGCGAATCTGA
- a CDS encoding cupin domain-containing protein yields MVRRPEISESEKLCSITTMISVTSPCPESTILALGLRDWPIWGCDISRFPWTYDQRETCLLLDGDVTVTPDGGEPVRFGAGDLVVFPKGMSCTWEVHQPVRKHYQFG; encoded by the coding sequence ATGGTCAGGCGCCCCGAAATCAGCGAATCTGAGAAGCTCTGTTCAATTACCACGATGATCAGTGTCACATCGCCTTGTCCCGAGAGCACGATCCTGGCTCTTGGTTTACGAGATTGGCCGATTTGGGGCTGCGACATCAGCAGATTCCCTTGGACCTATGACCAGCGCGAAACTTGCTTGTTGCTTGACGGGGATGTGACGGTGACTCCGGATGGCGGCGAGCCCGTGAGATTTGGGGCGGGAGATCTTGTTGTGTTTCCGAAGGGGATGAGCTGCACTTGGGAAGTTCACCAACCTGTGCGTAAGCATTACCAATTCGGTTAG